The Nitrospinaceae bacterium genome window below encodes:
- a CDS encoding outer membrane protein assembly factor BamA produces MTKVSRFFLSIWVIQCSLFFSVLGFAQEGEIVQSLQVQGNKRVDDSTILYYIKTEIGKPLSRVQIRKDIEQIYDLGQFKDIQVDTQSTAGGLVVIFKVVEIASIGDLRIVGNKVLDSEDIFEKIGLKRGAAFHDQQISESINEINKLYEAKGYFFAEAKIATEVTPDNLVDVTIRVQEGEKVGVKKIRFSGNKTFKDKELRKQMETKEKTWYSWLDDSGVYQKDILKLDLFRIEAFYQDRGFIRISVLDPKIDVNKKDRAIYITIPVVEGVRYKVGNIEIKGDGTFTNEELFAAVQSKKGEWYNVSKLREDVLKISDLYSTQGFAYADVNPVTKIDDAKKTVDLGMEIEKGKKVYVGKISILGNVSSRDNVIRREFRLREGDLFDSEKLRRSKQRINNTQFFEDVKIDTGRGEKPDLIDITTTVTERPTGSISVGAGFSSVEKVIFTGSVSQNNLFGRGQRLNFSTSLSSRRSDFNLAFTEPRIFDTEILGGIDLFNRDSDFFSFESRRRGGGLRLGKSLTEYDWVGLNYRYENVKVSDVNPADITEFLKNETRTTSRISPSYVRDTRDDFLNPSKGMRHVVRFEFAGGPLGGSDFVKTGYEFTYYRPIIGKLVGAFHAEFNYAEDYNGDTLPAFERFFMGGANSLRGFDIRDVGPKNATGDPVGGSQALLFNFELQYPFSKSFRGFVFYDRGNVYGNGIDLSTTGKNIDLAEMRHSIGAGLRFLSPFGPVGFAYGIKLDQEDGEDLAEFHFTAGSSF; encoded by the coding sequence ATGACGAAAGTCTCCAGGTTTTTTTTATCCATTTGGGTCATTCAATGCTCTCTCTTTTTTTCTGTTTTGGGTTTTGCCCAGGAAGGCGAGATCGTTCAGTCCCTTCAGGTTCAAGGAAATAAACGGGTCGACGACTCGACCATTCTCTATTACATCAAGACCGAAATCGGTAAACCTCTCTCCCGCGTACAAATCCGTAAAGACATCGAACAGATTTACGACCTCGGGCAATTTAAAGACATTCAAGTAGACACTCAATCAACGGCCGGCGGGCTGGTGGTGATTTTCAAAGTGGTGGAGATCGCTTCCATCGGTGATTTGAGAATCGTCGGAAATAAAGTGCTCGACTCGGAGGATATCTTTGAAAAAATAGGATTGAAACGGGGAGCCGCCTTTCACGACCAGCAAATTTCAGAAAGTATCAATGAGATCAATAAGCTCTATGAAGCCAAGGGCTATTTTTTCGCGGAAGCCAAAATTGCAACGGAGGTCACGCCTGACAACCTGGTGGACGTCACCATCCGCGTTCAGGAGGGAGAGAAAGTAGGCGTTAAAAAGATCCGATTCTCCGGAAACAAAACCTTTAAGGATAAAGAGCTGCGGAAGCAAATGGAGACCAAGGAGAAAACCTGGTACTCCTGGCTGGATGATTCGGGTGTGTATCAAAAAGACATCCTGAAACTGGACTTGTTCCGTATTGAGGCATTTTATCAAGACCGCGGTTTTATCCGGATAAGCGTGCTGGACCCGAAAATTGATGTGAATAAAAAAGACCGCGCCATTTATATTACGATTCCCGTGGTGGAAGGGGTGAGGTATAAAGTAGGGAATATTGAGATTAAAGGGGATGGCACATTTACCAATGAGGAACTCTTTGCGGCCGTTCAGTCAAAGAAGGGTGAGTGGTACAATGTGTCAAAACTTCGCGAAGACGTATTAAAAATTTCCGACCTTTATTCGACTCAGGGGTTTGCCTATGCCGACGTCAATCCCGTCACGAAAATCGATGATGCTAAAAAGACGGTTGACCTTGGCATGGAAATCGAAAAGGGCAAAAAGGTTTACGTCGGTAAAATCTCGATTCTGGGAAACGTCAGTTCACGAGACAATGTTATACGCAGAGAGTTTCGTTTGCGTGAAGGCGATTTGTTCGACAGTGAAAAGCTGAGGCGCAGCAAACAGCGGATCAACAACACGCAGTTTTTTGAAGACGTCAAAATTGATACCGGCCGCGGGGAAAAACCGGATTTAATCGATATCACCACAACCGTTACCGAACGTCCCACTGGGTCCATTTCAGTGGGTGCCGGGTTCAGTTCGGTTGAGAAGGTGATTTTTACCGGTTCGGTTTCCCAGAACAACCTGTTTGGCCGGGGACAACGGCTCAACTTTTCCACCAGTCTGTCGTCCAGACGTAGTGATTTCAATCTTGCCTTTACGGAGCCCCGTATATTTGACACGGAAATCCTGGGGGGAATCGATTTATTCAATCGAGATTCTGATTTTTTCAGTTTTGAATCAAGGAGGCGGGGCGGCGGGCTCCGTCTCGGCAAGTCTCTGACAGAATACGATTGGGTGGGGCTCAACTACCGCTATGAAAATGTCAAGGTTTCTGATGTGAACCCTGCGGATATCACCGAATTTCTGAAGAATGAAACTCGAACGACCAGCCGAATATCCCCGAGCTATGTGCGCGACACAAGGGACGATTTTTTAAACCCTTCCAAGGGAATGAGGCATGTGGTACGATTTGAATTTGCGGGGGGGCCTCTCGGCGGCTCAGATTTCGTCAAAACCGGATATGAATTTACGTATTATCGCCCCATAATTGGGAAGCTGGTGGGGGCCTTTCATGCAGAATTCAATTATGCGGAAGATTATAACGGCGATACCCTTCCTGCGTTTGAACGGTTTTTTATGGGAGGCGCCAACAGTTTGAGAGGTTTTGACATTCGTGACGTCGGTCCCAAAAATGCCACCGGGGATCCCGTTGGCGGATCGCAAGCGCTGTTGTTCAACTTTGAACTTCAGTACCCCTTTTCCAAGTCCTTCCGCGGTTTTGTGTTCTATGACCGGGGCAATGTTTATGGAAATGGTATCGACCTTTCCACAACCGGAAAAAATATCGACCTGGCGGAAATGCGGCATAGCATTGGTGCGGGATTGCGTTTCTTAAGCCCCTTCGGGCCTGTTGGTTTTGCCTATGGGATCAAGCTTGACCAGGAAGACGGTGAGGACTTAGCGGAGTTTCATTTCAC
- a CDS encoding ATP-dependent Clp protease ATP-binding subunit ClpC yields MFKRFTERARRVIILAREEAELYRHEYLGTEHILQGVVKDGGGIAVAIMQKSGADLRELKKELEKNLPRSSNSLIIGDIPFTSRAKKVLEFAVEEARSLNHNYIGTEHLLLGLLKEKEGVACRVLNSFGMFFDDVKEKIAEMFKEPTESSREVGKTPTLDEFSRDLTKMAVDGKLDPIIGRAKEIERVIQILSRRTKNNPVLIGEPGVGKTAIVEGLAQLVVEKEVPDTLFDKRVVSLDLGSLIAGTKYRGQFEARLKGIMKEIVQNEKIILFIDELHTLVGAGAAEGSVDASNMLKPALSRGEIQCIGATTLEEYRKYIEKNGALERRFQPIVVNPPTVEETVEIIKGLKVPYEMHHKAKITDEAIVMAVRFSDRYISDRFLPDKAIDVIDEAGSRVRLRKVTQSPNMRQIQRDIDAVIREKKICIESQEFEKAVDLRDKEESLREALEKEKESWESDQDLGEPSITEEDIAAVVSSMTGVPLSRIEEKESARLMNMEAELANKIVGQTEAIKVITKAIRRSRSGLKDLRRPIGTFLFLGPTGVGKTELAGVLAEFLFGQRDALVRLDMSEYMEKFNVSRLTGAPPGYVGYEEGGQLTEKVRRKPYSVVLFDEIEKANPDVFHLLLQIMDDGRLTDSYGRVIDFKNTVIIMTSNISSKSLDKGTSLGFHKDDDELNYEKMQKEIKQDLKRTFNPEFLNRISEMVVFRPLDLDHIVKILDVQLAQVNEQLIQQGLTMEMTAEAKRWLAEKGYDKTFGARPLKRAIQKYLEDKLSDEMLKGRFKADGHIKVGLQGDELVFTEKSAGALNAC; encoded by the coding sequence ATGTTCAAACGATTCACAGAAAGAGCCCGTAGGGTCATAATTCTTGCACGTGAAGAAGCGGAACTCTACCGCCATGAATACCTTGGAACGGAACACATATTGCAAGGTGTTGTGAAAGATGGCGGCGGAATCGCAGTTGCGATCATGCAAAAATCGGGAGCCGATCTCAGAGAGCTCAAAAAGGAGCTAGAGAAAAATCTTCCGCGCAGTTCCAATTCGCTGATTATCGGGGATATCCCGTTTACATCCCGGGCTAAAAAAGTCTTAGAGTTTGCGGTGGAGGAAGCCAGATCCCTGAATCATAATTACATTGGGACGGAGCATTTGCTCTTGGGGTTGCTTAAGGAAAAAGAAGGGGTTGCGTGCAGGGTTCTTAACAGCTTTGGAATGTTTTTTGATGACGTGAAGGAGAAAATTGCTGAAATGTTCAAGGAGCCTACAGAGAGTTCGCGGGAAGTCGGTAAAACACCGACTCTGGACGAGTTCAGCCGGGACCTCACTAAGATGGCGGTCGATGGAAAACTGGACCCCATTATAGGACGCGCCAAGGAAATTGAACGGGTGATTCAGATTTTGAGCCGACGTACAAAAAATAATCCGGTTTTAATCGGCGAGCCGGGAGTCGGTAAGACGGCTATCGTCGAAGGATTGGCCCAGTTGGTCGTTGAAAAGGAAGTTCCGGATACTCTGTTTGATAAGAGAGTTGTTTCTTTGGATCTCGGTTCGTTGATTGCGGGAACGAAATACCGGGGACAGTTTGAAGCTCGTCTCAAGGGAATCATGAAAGAAATCGTGCAAAATGAAAAAATCATTCTTTTTATCGATGAGTTGCACACTCTGGTTGGCGCTGGAGCCGCAGAGGGTTCGGTGGATGCCTCCAACATGTTGAAACCTGCTTTGTCGCGTGGGGAAATTCAGTGCATAGGCGCAACGACCTTGGAAGAATACCGGAAATACATCGAGAAAAACGGAGCTCTGGAACGGCGGTTCCAGCCGATCGTTGTGAATCCGCCCACGGTGGAAGAGACCGTCGAAATCATCAAGGGTTTAAAAGTTCCGTATGAAATGCATCATAAAGCCAAAATCACCGATGAGGCCATCGTCATGGCGGTGCGATTTTCGGATAGATACATCAGCGATCGGTTCTTGCCCGATAAGGCGATCGATGTGATCGACGAAGCGGGTTCCCGTGTGCGTTTGCGTAAAGTGACTCAGTCGCCAAATATGCGCCAGATTCAACGGGATATCGACGCTGTCATCAGGGAGAAGAAAATCTGCATTGAAAGCCAGGAGTTCGAGAAAGCGGTCGATCTTCGTGATAAGGAAGAAAGTCTCCGCGAAGCGCTTGAAAAAGAAAAAGAAAGTTGGGAGAGCGATCAGGATTTGGGTGAGCCTTCCATCACGGAAGAAGACATCGCCGCTGTTGTTTCCAGCATGACAGGAGTGCCGCTTTCCAGGATCGAGGAAAAAGAAAGCGCGCGTCTGATGAATATGGAAGCGGAGCTGGCCAACAAAATTGTGGGTCAGACCGAGGCTATCAAGGTGATCACTAAGGCGATACGCCGGTCCCGCTCAGGGTTGAAAGATCTGCGGCGGCCAATAGGAACTTTCCTTTTTCTTGGGCCGACAGGCGTGGGGAAAACGGAATTGGCGGGTGTTCTCGCCGAGTTTCTGTTTGGTCAAAGAGATGCTTTGGTGCGTCTTGACATGTCAGAGTACATGGAGAAATTCAATGTGTCCCGCTTGACGGGAGCGCCTCCCGGTTATGTCGGCTATGAAGAAGGCGGGCAGTTGACGGAGAAAGTGCGAAGAAAGCCTTATTCCGTGGTGCTGTTCGACGAGATCGAAAAAGCCAATCCGGATGTGTTCCATCTTTTGTTGCAGATCATGGATGACGGCCGTTTGACGGACAGCTATGGCCGGGTGATCGATTTTAAAAACACCGTGATCATCATGACCTCCAATATCAGTTCCAAGAGTCTTGATAAAGGCACTTCTCTGGGATTTCATAAAGACGATGACGAGCTGAATTATGAAAAGATGCAAAAAGAAATCAAGCAGGATTTGAAGCGAACGTTTAATCCTGAGTTTTTGAACCGGATCAGCGAAATGGTGGTCTTCCGGCCTCTGGATTTGGATCATATCGTGAAAATCCTGGACGTGCAGTTGGCGCAAGTGAACGAACAGCTCATTCAGCAAGGACTCACAATGGAAATGACAGCGGAAGCCAAAAGGTGGCTTGCGGAAAAAGGATACGACAAAACGTTTGGAGCGCGGCCCTTGAAGCGCGCCATTCAAAAATATCTCGAAGACAAACTTTCCGATGAAATGTTGAAGGGGCGGTTTAAAGCAGACGGACATATCAAGGTTGGTTTGCAAGGGGATGAACTTGTGTTCACCGAAAAATCTGCCGGCGCTCTAAATGCTTGTTGA
- a CDS encoding methionine synthase, with product MTFQDELKKQVLILDGAMGTMVQDLGLTDAAFGGPDFKMLTDLLIFSRPADLEGIHLKYLKAGANIIETNTFGASPLRLKEFDFSKLDPSDMQAVPEELDFSQCDYEAITYHLNVAGAKIAKQAVDTYRSLPEYDGRPLFVAGSIGPSNYVLSSTEADLKKAVFAQIVDNNRRQVLGLLDGGADLLLFETQQDILELKASIIGAKRAFQELGRPLPIMAQVTVDQFSKMQIFNTDIHAAYTAVSGMGIDVFGINCNVGPELMGGTVEKLSRFCHHPISIVPNAGQPISEDGKTCYKLEPEAMAEMVGAFVSESGVAIVGGCCGTRPDHIEALRKRIDGIERKSRQPDSGVYVSGPQEAVPLDSSQGLIRIGERLNVRGSKVIRDAVESEGGLQFPPLEEVVREQVKDLGIEIIDVCMDSNIVETEKVLPEVIHHLTSDFQGAMCLDSFSVEALKEAIEVYPGRPIINSISLEEYSKGQSKLEAVLSLTEEHHPVYVALVNGPQGPGQTADEKYELAAEIVKQAEEKFGVTPDQLLIDVNAYPIGSESVEGLNFCAETLKCLPRIKAIHPDLKTSIGVGNLTNGLAQKPYMRKVLTSVFLDEAERAGLDCAILNPNHYVPLESLKQHDVDLARKVILHRDMDAFEELEQIALTKKTGAVQKKVDYEDLSLEDRICQKIRDGFKQKEQGQVEKDGGRFDYHDRIVLEVAQIVDKHEPLEFISSYLMKTMRQLGDAFGRGEVSLPHLLKSADVMRNVMGFLEGFMRMKTGAPEGAALEYKGVVVIGTVYQDVHSIGKDLAKTLLENYGYRVIDLGVQVPLENFIETAEKEKADAIGMSALLVQTSNHMITVARMLKEASRNFPILIGGAPVNHRHAGFVAMHGQADTDTILDNVFYCESGMDGVNTMNALKENGNRDSLLQENREKLLIEYQRAKGLQETKDKLLETLPRRKVSFKKHEVPCNDFGVHRVEFKVSKLSPNLDDKSLFSLNWKFGKKSSWPQKGVTPEHLEALKNEWVEKAEANQWIKPRARFALLPAQSEGDEVIIYDAGDLKKEIARVHFTPCIGKGRKDKFSVAQYFHPKSSGQMDVIGLQITTAGLQVESVIEEFKSRHDSESALFLQGLCDRIVEDLAEYIHNLLRGRVGQKKGKQGQRYSPGYPAIVDLINNRVIWETLQAEDIGVTLTGSNEFDPPSSTAAVVCFHKEAGYS from the coding sequence ATGACGTTTCAAGATGAACTGAAAAAGCAGGTTTTGATTCTAGATGGGGCCATGGGAACCATGGTTCAGGATCTGGGTTTGACCGACGCGGCGTTTGGCGGGCCGGATTTCAAAATGCTGACCGATCTATTAATATTTTCCCGGCCTGCTGACTTAGAAGGCATTCACCTGAAATACCTGAAAGCCGGCGCCAATATCATAGAGACCAACACGTTCGGCGCGTCCCCCTTGCGTTTGAAGGAATTCGACTTTTCCAAACTGGACCCGTCGGACATGCAAGCCGTTCCCGAGGAACTGGACTTTTCGCAATGCGATTATGAGGCCATCACCTACCACTTAAACGTTGCCGGCGCGAAAATTGCAAAACAGGCCGTGGATACATACCGTTCGCTTCCCGAATACGACGGTCGCCCTCTTTTTGTGGCCGGGTCCATCGGCCCTTCCAATTATGTTTTGTCCAGCACAGAAGCCGATCTAAAAAAAGCCGTGTTCGCGCAAATTGTAGACAACAACCGTCGGCAGGTCTTGGGATTGCTGGACGGCGGCGCCGATCTTCTCTTATTTGAAACCCAGCAGGATATTCTGGAATTGAAAGCCTCGATCATTGGAGCCAAGCGCGCCTTTCAGGAGCTAGGACGGCCGCTTCCGATCATGGCTCAGGTGACGGTGGATCAGTTTTCGAAAATGCAGATTTTCAATACCGACATTCACGCCGCCTACACCGCAGTTTCAGGCATGGGAATCGATGTGTTCGGGATCAACTGTAATGTGGGACCGGAGCTCATGGGCGGCACGGTGGAGAAACTGAGCCGGTTCTGTCACCATCCCATCTCTATTGTTCCCAATGCTGGCCAGCCGATCTCGGAGGACGGCAAGACTTGTTACAAGCTGGAACCGGAAGCGATGGCGGAAATGGTAGGAGCTTTTGTCAGCGAATCTGGTGTCGCCATCGTTGGCGGTTGTTGCGGCACCAGGCCGGATCATATCGAGGCCCTCAGAAAACGAATTGACGGCATTGAACGAAAGAGCCGTCAACCCGATTCCGGAGTTTACGTTTCAGGCCCGCAGGAGGCGGTGCCCCTCGACAGTTCCCAGGGGCTGATACGGATCGGCGAGCGTCTCAACGTGCGCGGCAGCAAGGTCATTCGAGATGCGGTGGAATCCGAAGGCGGATTGCAGTTTCCACCGTTGGAAGAGGTCGTCCGCGAGCAGGTCAAGGACCTGGGAATCGAAATCATCGACGTGTGCATGGACAGCAACATTGTAGAAACAGAAAAGGTTCTGCCTGAGGTGATCCACCATCTCACCAGCGATTTTCAAGGGGCCATGTGCCTGGACTCCTTTTCCGTGGAAGCACTTAAGGAGGCGATCGAGGTGTATCCCGGCCGCCCGATCATCAACTCCATCAGTCTGGAAGAATATAGTAAGGGGCAAAGCAAACTGGAAGCGGTGCTGTCTCTCACCGAGGAGCATCACCCGGTTTACGTGGCCCTGGTCAATGGCCCCCAAGGCCCAGGGCAGACGGCGGATGAGAAATATGAGTTGGCCGCGGAAATCGTCAAGCAGGCGGAAGAAAAGTTTGGCGTGACGCCCGACCAGTTGTTGATCGACGTGAATGCCTACCCCATCGGCAGTGAATCGGTGGAAGGGTTGAATTTTTGCGCCGAGACTTTGAAATGTCTGCCCCGCATCAAGGCGATTCATCCCGATCTTAAAACCAGCATCGGTGTGGGTAATCTGACCAACGGGTTGGCGCAAAAACCCTATATGCGAAAAGTGCTCACCAGTGTGTTCTTAGATGAAGCGGAACGTGCAGGCTTGGATTGCGCCATTCTCAACCCCAACCACTACGTTCCCCTGGAAAGTCTCAAACAGCACGATGTGGATCTGGCCAGGAAAGTCATCCTGCACAGAGATATGGATGCTTTTGAAGAACTGGAGCAGATCGCTCTGACCAAAAAAACCGGCGCCGTGCAAAAGAAAGTCGACTATGAAGACCTTTCTTTGGAGGACCGCATCTGCCAGAAAATCAGGGACGGATTCAAGCAAAAAGAGCAGGGGCAGGTGGAAAAGGACGGCGGCCGTTTTGATTATCATGACCGGATCGTTTTAGAAGTTGCCCAAATTGTCGATAAACACGAACCGCTGGAGTTCATCAGCAGTTATCTCATGAAAACCATGCGGCAGTTGGGCGATGCGTTCGGGCGCGGAGAAGTCAGCCTTCCGCATTTGTTGAAAAGCGCCGATGTGATGCGCAATGTCATGGGTTTTCTGGAAGGGTTCATGCGCATGAAAACCGGCGCCCCGGAAGGCGCCGCTCTTGAATACAAGGGAGTGGTGGTGATCGGCACGGTCTATCAGGACGTGCACAGCATCGGCAAGGATCTGGCCAAGACCTTGCTGGAAAACTACGGCTACCGGGTCATCGACCTTGGCGTGCAGGTTCCTTTGGAAAATTTTATTGAGACCGCTGAAAAAGAGAAAGCCGATGCCATCGGTATGAGCGCGCTTCTTGTGCAAACCTCGAATCATATGATCACGGTGGCCCGCATGTTGAAGGAAGCGTCCCGCAATTTCCCGATTCTCATCGGAGGCGCCCCGGTCAACCACCGCCACGCCGGTTTCGTGGCCATGCACGGGCAGGCCGACACGGATACCATTCTCGATAATGTTTTTTACTGCGAGAGCGGAATGGATGGCGTCAACACCATGAACGCTCTCAAGGAAAATGGCAACCGCGATTCTCTGCTTCAGGAAAACCGCGAGAAACTTCTCATTGAGTATCAACGGGCCAAGGGCCTTCAGGAAACCAAAGATAAGTTGCTGGAAACGCTTCCGCGCCGCAAGGTGAGTTTTAAAAAACATGAAGTTCCGTGTAATGATTTTGGGGTGCATCGTGTTGAGTTCAAAGTCAGCAAGTTGAGCCCCAATCTGGATGACAAGAGCTTGTTTTCCCTGAACTGGAAGTTTGGCAAAAAATCCTCCTGGCCGCAGAAGGGAGTCACCCCAGAGCATCTTGAGGCATTGAAAAATGAATGGGTGGAAAAAGCGGAGGCCAACCAGTGGATCAAACCGCGCGCCCGGTTCGCGCTCCTGCCGGCCCAGTCTGAAGGGGACGAGGTGATCATTTACGACGCCGGCGACTTGAAAAAAGAGATCGCCAGGGTTCATTTCACACCTTGTATTGGGAAGGGAAGGAAGGATAAATTTTCCGTCGCTCAATATTTCCATCCAAAATCATCGGGGCAGATGGATGTCATTGGATTGCAGATCACCACCGCCGGACTGCAGGTGGAGTCCGTCATCGAAGAGTTTAAAAGCCGGCACGATTCTGAATCGGCGCTTTTTTTACAGGGTTTGTGCGACCGGATCGTGGAAGATCTTGCTGAATATATTCATAATCTTCTCAGGGGGCGGGTGGGACAGAAAAAGGGGAAGCAGGGTCAAAGATACAGTCCGGGCTATCCCGCGATTGTGGATTTAATCAACAACCGGGTTATTTGGGAAACCCTGCAGGCAGAAGACATTGGAGTGACTTTGACCGGGTCCAATGAATTTGACCCGCCCAGCTCAACGGCCGCCGTGGTGTGCTTTCATAAGGAAGCCGGATACTCATAA
- a CDS encoding L-sorbosone dehydrogenase, with translation MIVTLSALFFATSVSCAASRKGTLEELNLKYPQDVKINLFADGVPSARHMAFDDQGILFLSQRKTGKVVVLPDKDGDGKSDQTVTLLKSRQVPHGLAFAQLDSGYYLYVAEEHQVVRMKRTGKPFTYGKPEVVIRGIPTGGHYTRTIKIKDQKIYLSVGSSCNVCVEEDPLRAAISRFNLDGSGKEIFASGLRNSVGIEFSPYSGELWGVNNGRDNIGDDHPREELNIIRQGNHYGWPYCYENRTWDVDFGKKYDCATTVPPAHTFTAHMAPLGLAFYQQGTLPERFNDSVFVAFHGSWNRSVPAGYKVVRIKLNAKGEILSHEDFITGWLQPDGGKNGRPVDIEQSPSGDLYLSDDYLGAVYRITGK, from the coding sequence TTGATCGTTACGTTGAGTGCGTTATTTTTTGCGACCTCTGTATCCTGTGCCGCATCACGCAAAGGAACCCTTGAAGAACTCAATCTGAAATACCCGCAGGATGTTAAGATCAACTTATTTGCCGATGGCGTTCCCAGCGCACGGCACATGGCCTTCGATGACCAGGGAATTTTGTTTCTTTCCCAGCGTAAAACAGGAAAGGTGGTCGTCTTGCCAGACAAAGACGGCGACGGAAAATCCGATCAAACCGTAACCCTTCTCAAAAGCCGGCAAGTACCGCACGGACTGGCTTTTGCACAATTGGATTCCGGGTATTATTTATACGTTGCCGAGGAACACCAGGTTGTCCGCATGAAGCGAACCGGCAAACCGTTTACCTATGGAAAACCGGAAGTCGTCATCCGGGGAATTCCCACCGGAGGCCACTACACCCGCACGATTAAAATAAAGGATCAGAAAATATATCTCTCGGTGGGCTCATCCTGCAATGTCTGCGTCGAGGAGGATCCTTTGCGCGCGGCAATTTCACGTTTCAATCTCGACGGGTCGGGAAAAGAAATTTTTGCATCAGGGCTTAGAAACTCGGTGGGGATCGAATTTTCTCCGTACTCCGGCGAGTTGTGGGGAGTCAACAATGGGCGCGACAACATCGGCGACGATCATCCGAGAGAAGAACTAAACATCATTCGCCAGGGAAATCATTACGGCTGGCCTTACTGCTATGAAAACCGAACCTGGGATGTGGATTTCGGAAAAAAATACGATTGCGCAACGACTGTACCGCCAGCTCACACATTTACAGCACACATGGCGCCTTTGGGTCTTGCCTTTTATCAACAAGGAACGCTGCCGGAACGCTTTAACGACAGCGTGTTCGTAGCCTTTCACGGGTCCTGGAACCGATCGGTCCCGGCGGGTTACAAGGTGGTTCGCATTAAGCTGAACGCGAAAGGAGAAATTCTTTCCCACGAAGATTTCATCACCGGCTGGCTGCAACCGGACGGCGGTAAAAACGGTCGCCCGGTGGATATCGAACAGTCGCCCAGCGGGGACCTTTATCTTTCCGACGACTACCTGGGTGCGGTGTATCGGATCACTGGGAAATAA